The Thalassotalea sp. HSM 43 genome window below encodes:
- a CDS encoding L,D-transpeptidase family protein: MTLRQLKTALSSSLLILMTMKANANTQHVKVDLVKVDKSARTMYLLDGETVIKQYHIALGDNPKGHKNKEGDNRTPEGEYVLDYKKEDSQYYRSMHISYPNANDVASAQDRGDSPGGFIMVHGQRNGDNRDAKMIQRFNWTNGCIALTNTEMDEFMNLVDTGTRIKIEW; this comes from the coding sequence ATGACATTGAGACAATTAAAAACAGCGCTAAGCAGTAGCTTATTAATATTGATGACGATGAAGGCAAATGCCAATACCCAGCATGTGAAAGTGGACTTGGTTAAAGTAGACAAATCTGCTCGTACGATGTACTTGCTTGATGGTGAGACGGTTATCAAACAGTACCACATCGCCTTAGGTGATAACCCTAAAGGTCATAAAAATAAAGAAGGGGATAACAGAACCCCTGAGGGCGAATACGTTCTCGATTACAAAAAAGAAGACTCACAATATTATCGTTCGATGCACATCAGCTACCCCAATGCCAATGATGTGGCAAGCGCACAAGATCGCGGTGATAGTCCAGGCGGTTTCATTATGGTGCACGGTCAACGCAATGGTGATAATCGTGATGCTAAAATGATCCAACGCTTTAATTGGACCAATGGTTGTATTGCTTTAACCAATACCGAAATGGATGAATTTATGAACTTAGTTGATACCGGCACCCGCATAAAAATTGAGTGGTAA
- the metG gene encoding methionine--tRNA ligase yields MSDKNRKILVTSALPYANGPIHLGHLLEYIQTDIWVRFQKMRGHETYYVCADDAHGTPIMLKAQQLGITPEQMIAQVREEHMADFADFHIEFDNYHSTHSDENRHYAELIYNRLDNNGYIKRRTISQLFDPEKQMFLPDRFVKGTCPKCGSEDQNGDNCDNCGATYSPTDLVNPKSVVSGATPVMKDSEHFFFDLPAFEQMLKDWTKSGSLQEEMANKLNEWFESGLQQWDISRDAPYFGFEIPNAPGKFFYVWLDAPIGYMGSFQNLCDNKGINFDEFWQLDSEAELYHFIGKDIIYFHSLFWPAMLKGAGYRQPTSVYAHGFVTVNGTKMSKSKGTFIKGRTYLEHLNPEFLRYYFAAKLTNRIDDLDLNLEDFAQRVNSDLVGKVVNIASRCAGFITKKFDGMLSETVDDQALADDVMAAGDSIAACYENREFGRAMREIMALADKVNEYIAVKEPWVLAKQEGKEQEVQDVCSMGINLFRILMIYLKPVLPELAQKSQAFLNDELNWQGHTHLLTGHKINKFKALMQRVDMDKVNAMVDDSKENLAAAQAAPVSGPLADDPIAEEISFDDFAKVDLRVAKIVTAEHVEKADKLLRIEVDLGGEKRQIFAGIKSAYQPEDLVGKLTVVVANLAPRKMRFGMSEGMIIAAGPGGKDIFILNPDDGAQPGMRVM; encoded by the coding sequence ATGAGTGATAAAAATCGCAAAATTTTGGTGACCAGTGCCCTGCCATACGCCAATGGCCCTATTCACCTAGGTCACCTTCTTGAGTATATTCAAACCGATATCTGGGTTCGTTTCCAGAAAATGCGTGGTCACGAAACATATTACGTTTGTGCCGATGACGCTCACGGCACGCCTATCATGCTTAAAGCTCAACAATTAGGCATCACGCCAGAGCAAATGATCGCTCAAGTTCGCGAAGAGCATATGGCTGATTTCGCTGACTTCCACATCGAGTTTGATAATTATCACTCAACACACAGTGATGAAAACCGTCACTATGCCGAGCTTATTTATAATCGTTTAGATAATAACGGTTATATTAAACGTCGCACTATTTCGCAACTGTTTGATCCTGAAAAACAAATGTTTTTGCCAGATCGTTTTGTAAAAGGCACCTGCCCTAAATGTGGTAGCGAAGATCAAAACGGCGATAACTGTGATAATTGTGGTGCAACATACTCACCAACCGACCTAGTAAACCCTAAGTCAGTGGTTTCTGGTGCGACGCCGGTTATGAAAGATTCAGAGCATTTCTTCTTTGACTTACCTGCGTTTGAGCAAATGCTTAAAGACTGGACCAAGTCAGGTTCATTGCAAGAAGAAATGGCGAACAAGCTAAACGAATGGTTTGAGTCAGGCCTGCAGCAGTGGGACATCAGTCGTGATGCGCCATACTTTGGTTTTGAAATTCCAAATGCACCTGGCAAATTTTTCTACGTTTGGCTTGATGCCCCAATCGGTTATATGGGCAGTTTCCAAAACTTATGTGACAATAAAGGCATCAATTTTGATGAGTTTTGGCAGTTAGACTCGGAAGCTGAGCTTTACCACTTTATTGGTAAAGACATCATTTACTTCCACTCACTGTTTTGGCCAGCCATGCTAAAAGGCGCCGGTTATAGACAACCAACGTCGGTTTATGCGCACGGTTTTGTTACTGTAAATGGCACCAAAATGAGTAAGTCAAAAGGTACCTTTATTAAAGGTCGTACGTACCTTGAGCACTTAAACCCAGAATTCTTACGTTATTACTTCGCGGCTAAGCTAACCAATCGCATTGATGATTTAGATCTGAACCTTGAAGACTTTGCCCAGCGTGTAAACTCTGACTTGGTTGGTAAAGTCGTTAACATTGCATCACGTTGTGCTGGCTTCATTACCAAGAAGTTCGATGGCATGCTATCTGAAACCGTTGATGACCAAGCCTTAGCGGATGACGTTATGGCAGCGGGCGACTCAATCGCAGCATGCTACGAGAACCGTGAATTTGGTCGAGCGATGCGTGAAATCATGGCATTAGCGGACAAAGTAAACGAATACATTGCCGTTAAAGAACCTTGGGTATTGGCTAAGCAAGAAGGTAAAGAGCAAGAGGTGCAAGACGTCTGCTCGATGGGCATCAATTTATTCCGAATCTTGATGATCTACCTTAAGCCAGTACTGCCTGAATTGGCACAAAAATCACAAGCGTTCCTTAATGACGAATTGAACTGGCAAGGTCATACACACTTATTGACCGGCCACAAAATCAATAAATTTAAAGCGCTAATGCAGCGCGTTGATATGGATAAAGTAAACGCCATGGTTGACGATTCAAAAGAAAACTTAGCAGCAGCACAAGCGGCGCCAGTAAGTGGTCCATTGGCTGATGATCCTATTGCCGAAGAGATAAGCTTTGACGATTTTGCCAAAGTAGATTTACGAGTGGCGAAAATTGTTACCGCTGAGCATGTCGAAAAAGCCGATAAGTTGCTTCGTATCGAAGTTGACCTAGGTGGCGAGAAACGTCAGATTTTCGCCGGCATAAAATCGGCCTATCAGCCGGAAGATTTGGTGGGTAAATTAACCGTTGTGGTGGCTAACCTTGCACCTCGCAAAATGCGCTTTGGTATGTCAGAAGGTATGATCATTGCCGCAGGTCCTGGTGGAAAAGACATCTTTATTCTTAATCCAGATGACGGTGCTCAGCCTGGTATGCGAGTAATGTAA
- the apbC gene encoding iron-sulfur cluster carrier protein ApbC: MFKKLFSSSKKDVQLLNQVTEFIKNYRTAPFDFGVDAAMKDWQARVENDSIVLSFTPLFACQLGLEQLAKDLVTEFNVNVEVELEYDIAPVRSHQVKGVRNIIAIASGKGGVGKSTTTVNLAYALSQQGANVAILDADIYGPSIPTMLGIENQRPVSVDGKTMMPIFTNGITAMSIGFLVSDKDATIWRGPMASSAFSQMLNETDWQTEQGEDIDYLLIDMPPGTGDIQLTLAQKVPVAAAVVVTTPQDIALKDAIKGIAMFDKVQVPVLGIVENMSYHVCENCDHHSHLFGQGGAERLANDHNVEVLGQLPLHVDIREYSDNGQNLINENSASDVGANYRRIAGNVAANLFYQLDAKSPQTPQITVINE, encoded by the coding sequence ATGTTTAAAAAGTTGTTTTCTTCATCAAAAAAGGATGTCCAATTGCTCAATCAAGTTACTGAATTTATCAAGAACTACCGTACAGCACCGTTTGATTTTGGTGTAGACGCTGCAATGAAAGATTGGCAAGCGAGGGTAGAAAACGACAGCATCGTACTATCATTTACGCCATTATTTGCCTGTCAATTAGGCCTAGAGCAATTGGCTAAAGATCTTGTAACTGAGTTTAATGTTAACGTTGAAGTCGAACTTGAATACGACATCGCGCCGGTGCGCTCCCATCAAGTCAAAGGTGTTCGCAACATTATCGCTATTGCCTCAGGCAAAGGTGGTGTTGGTAAATCAACAACCACGGTGAATTTAGCGTACGCCTTGTCACAGCAGGGCGCCAATGTGGCGATTCTTGATGCGGACATTTATGGTCCCTCGATTCCAACCATGCTAGGTATTGAAAACCAACGTCCGGTGTCGGTTGATGGGAAAACCATGATGCCTATTTTTACCAATGGTATCACCGCAATGTCGATTGGCTTTTTAGTGTCTGATAAAGACGCGACGATTTGGCGTGGTCCTATGGCAAGTTCTGCGTTCTCACAAATGTTAAATGAAACCGACTGGCAGACTGAGCAAGGCGAAGACATCGATTATTTATTAATTGATATGCCACCAGGTACCGGCGATATCCAGTTAACCCTTGCGCAAAAAGTGCCAGTGGCGGCCGCCGTGGTAGTGACTACACCGCAAGATATTGCCTTAAAAGATGCCATTAAAGGGATTGCTATGTTCGATAAGGTACAGGTACCTGTGTTGGGCATTGTTGAGAACATGAGTTATCACGTTTGTGAAAACTGTGATCATCACTCGCATCTGTTTGGTCAAGGTGGCGCAGAACGTTTGGCAAATGATCACAACGTCGAGGTATTAGGGCAGTTACCATTGCATGTTGATATCCGCGAATACAGTGATAATGGTCAAAATTTAATAAATGAAAATTCTGCTAGCGATGTAGGGGCAAACTACCGTAGAATAGCTGGCAATGTAGCGGCCAATCTGTTTTATCAACTCGATGCGAAAAGCCCACAAACACCGCAAATAACCGTTATCAATGAATAA
- the dcd gene encoding dCTP deaminase: MRLSDHDIIELLNQEKIRISPRPDESMISGVSVDICLGHKFRVFQDHNAPYIDLSGPKDEVQKAMNTVMSDEIHIDDGDAFFLHPGELALGVTHESVTLPADIVGWLDGRSSLARLGLMVHVTAHRIDPGWSGQIVLEFYNSGKLPLALRPRMKIAALNFETMSGEALRPYNKRQDAKYKGQQGAVASRISEDDKTEA, translated from the coding sequence ATGAGACTGTCTGACCACGATATAATTGAATTACTCAATCAAGAAAAAATTAGAATTAGCCCGCGTCCTGACGAATCGATGATTTCCGGTGTCAGTGTTGATATTTGTTTGGGTCATAAGTTTCGTGTCTTTCAGGATCATAATGCCCCGTATATTGACTTGAGTGGCCCTAAAGACGAAGTTCAAAAAGCCATGAATACGGTAATGAGCGACGAGATCCATATTGATGATGGCGATGCGTTTTTCTTACACCCTGGCGAATTGGCGTTAGGCGTGACGCATGAATCTGTTACCTTACCTGCAGACATCGTCGGTTGGTTAGATGGTCGTTCGTCCTTGGCTCGCCTTGGCTTGATGGTTCATGTCACCGCACACCGTATCGATCCAGGTTGGTCAGGACAAATTGTTTTGGAATTTTATAACTCCGGTAAGCTGCCGTTGGCATTGCGTCCACGCATGAAGATTGCAGCATTGAACTTTGAAACCATGTCGGGTGAAGCATTGCGCCCATACAATAAGCGCCAAGATGCGAAATACAAAGGTCAACAGGGTGCTGTTGCCAGTCGCATTAGTGAAGATGATAAAACCGAAGCGTAA
- a CDS encoding gluconeogenesis factor YvcK family protein, translating into MRLQSLNVVAIGGGHGLGRVLSTLSFLGDQLTGVVATTDNGGSTGKLRKRTSTIAWGDLRNCLTQLTDDDSVGSKLLNFRFDGKDELSGHNLGNLILYALNDIHTRPLDSITLIRNMLRVKTRVHPMSETPTDLMAFYAEGRCKVGELSVDDMATMPENMMLAPLVKALPETIEAIENADLIIIGPGSFLTSIVPPLLVRDITKAVKNSKAHCVFIDNIAKEHSPAGELTIDQKLEWLAFNLGCQPIDAVITENLKEQSNSVQLIKQSLASEQVEYFHDKVKLVDALEQTVRLLEQQKAQGVSSVTVTDKVVNS; encoded by the coding sequence ATGCGATTACAATCTCTCAACGTGGTTGCCATTGGCGGCGGTCATGGCTTGGGTCGAGTTCTTTCGACACTTTCATTCTTAGGTGACCAGCTCACCGGCGTGGTTGCTACGACAGATAACGGTGGTTCTACCGGAAAATTACGAAAACGTACCAGTACTATCGCTTGGGGTGACCTAAGAAACTGTCTTACCCAATTAACAGATGACGATTCTGTGGGCAGTAAATTATTAAATTTCCGATTCGATGGTAAAGATGAATTGAGCGGCCATAATCTGGGAAACCTAATTTTATATGCGCTAAATGACATTCATACCCGCCCTCTTGATTCAATTACCCTGATACGTAACATGTTACGTGTTAAGACCCGCGTTCATCCTATGTCAGAAACGCCTACTGACTTAATGGCGTTTTATGCTGAAGGACGCTGTAAGGTTGGCGAGTTATCCGTTGATGATATGGCGACAATGCCAGAGAATATGATGTTGGCGCCGCTGGTAAAAGCACTACCAGAAACCATAGAAGCGATTGAAAACGCCGACCTTATTATTATTGGTCCGGGCAGCTTTTTAACATCAATTGTGCCACCTTTGCTGGTTCGCGATATCACTAAGGCGGTGAAAAACAGTAAGGCGCATTGCGTGTTTATCGATAATATCGCCAAAGAGCATTCACCAGCCGGTGAATTAACTATCGACCAAAAACTAGAATGGCTTGCCTTTAATCTCGGCTGTCAGCCAATAGATGCGGTAATTACCGAAAACCTGAAAGAGCAATCAAATTCAGTGCAATTGATTAAACAATCATTAGCAAGTGAACAAGTTGAGTATTTCCACGATAAGGTGAAGTTGGTAGACGCGTTAGAACAAACGGTGCGCTTGTTAGAGCAACAAAAAGCACAAGGGGTAAGTTCGGTGACGGTAACGGATAAAGTCGTTAACAGCTAA